A genome region from Sphingobacteriaceae bacterium GW460-11-11-14-LB5 includes the following:
- a CDS encoding NAD(P)H-dependent oxidoreductase has product MEKNRKIVGLCGSLRKGSYNAMLLKVAGSLIPEGIHFETVAFDDIPVYNADLDLPETEERPASVTKFRDALATADAFIIVSPEYNYSIPGGLKNAIDWASRGKDSPLMHKPVAVMGATQGMWGTVRMQTAFLPVFTFLNMNPVLQPEVLVAQAQNKFDAEGNLTDERTIGIIKKKIENLISACKV; this is encoded by the coding sequence ATGGAAAAGAACAGAAAAATTGTTGGCTTATGCGGAAGTTTAAGAAAGGGATCGTACAATGCCATGCTGCTTAAAGTTGCAGGCAGTTTAATCCCCGAAGGTATCCACTTCGAAACAGTGGCTTTTGATGATATTCCTGTTTATAATGCAGACCTCGACTTGCCTGAAACAGAAGAAAGGCCTGCAAGCGTGACGAAATTTAGAGATGCCCTCGCTACAGCTGATGCTTTTATTATTGTTTCTCCTGAATATAATTATTCCATCCCTGGTGGACTAAAAAATGCCATCGACTGGGCCAGCCGTGGAAAAGATTCGCCCTTAATGCATAAACCAGTTGCCGTAATGGGCGCCACACAGGGCATGTGGGGAACGGTTAGAATGCAAACAGCATTTTTGCCTGTTTTTACCTTCCTGAACATGAATCCGGTTTTACAACCAGAAGTTTTAGTGGCCCAGGCGCAAAATAAATTCGATGCAGAGGGAAATCTGACGGATGAGAGAACCATCGGTATCATCAAAAAGAAAATAGAAAATTTAATTTCTGCCTGTAAAGTTTAA
- a CDS encoding peptidase M28 yields MKKLLLLPSCALLFFCSCKQGAKNNSVGADSLAIKAINDSSLTQYLSVIAADSLEGRKPFTNGETKTINYLKTQFEKLGLQPGNGDSFFQEVPMVEIKSIPEDKMVLKGKSASLTLNYLTDFVAGTRRVQDEVSISNSPLVFAGYGIVAPEYGWNDYANLDVKGKTVVVLINDPGFADSTLFKGKNMTYYGRWTYKFEEAARQGATGIIIVHDTEPAAYPWTVVRSGWSKSKLTLQSEDNGMSRAVVEGWITLEKAKQLFAMDGKSFDQLALSARKKGFKAVDLDITTSLKVKNTIKKSVTYNVLAKIPGDQRKDEAIIYSAHWDHLGVGEKIQGDSIYNGAVDNATGVAALFEIASAFKKLPKTPARTILFISYTAEEQGLLGSEYYAKHPTFPLAKTVANINMDMMGIAGKTKDVVVYGFGQSELEDYAAEAAKKQGRVIVPDPVPSSGLYYRSDHFNLAKVGVPSLFTGSGVDNIKNGRAWGLKQVADFTKFRYHSPQDNFDAKTWDLSGIVADVRMLFDLGYRISNEDSYPKWKDGSEFKAIREKK; encoded by the coding sequence ATGAAAAAACTCCTGCTACTTCCCAGCTGTGCACTCCTTTTCTTTTGTTCATGTAAGCAAGGTGCAAAAAATAACAGTGTTGGTGCCGATTCTTTAGCCATAAAAGCCATTAATGATTCGAGTTTAACCCAATATCTATCCGTAATTGCAGCTGATAGTTTAGAGGGGCGAAAGCCTTTTACCAATGGAGAAACCAAAACCATTAATTATCTAAAAACTCAATTCGAAAAACTGGGCCTGCAGCCTGGCAATGGCGATAGTTTCTTCCAGGAGGTACCCATGGTGGAAATTAAATCCATACCTGAAGATAAAATGGTGCTTAAAGGGAAATCCGCTTCCTTAACCCTCAATTATTTAACCGATTTTGTGGCTGGCACGCGCCGTGTGCAAGATGAAGTAAGCATAAGTAACTCACCACTGGTTTTTGCGGGTTATGGTATTGTGGCGCCCGAATATGGCTGGAATGATTATGCAAACCTTGATGTAAAGGGGAAAACGGTAGTGGTGCTGATTAATGATCCGGGTTTTGCCGATTCGACCTTATTTAAAGGCAAAAATATGACTTACTACGGCAGATGGACCTATAAGTTTGAAGAAGCTGCACGACAGGGCGCTACAGGAATTATTATCGTTCATGATACCGAACCGGCAGCTTACCCCTGGACAGTTGTGCGCAGTGGCTGGTCGAAATCTAAACTTACGCTGCAAAGCGAAGACAATGGCATGAGCAGGGCTGTAGTAGAAGGCTGGATTACTTTAGAAAAGGCGAAACAGCTGTTTGCAATGGATGGGAAATCATTCGATCAACTGGCTTTAAGTGCCCGGAAAAAAGGTTTTAAGGCTGTCGATTTAGATATCACCACCTCACTCAAAGTTAAAAATACCATCAAAAAATCAGTTACTTATAACGTTCTGGCTAAAATACCCGGTGATCAACGTAAAGATGAAGCGATTATTTATTCGGCACACTGGGATCATTTGGGCGTGGGCGAAAAAATACAGGGCGATTCGATTTACAACGGAGCGGTTGATAATGCCACTGGCGTAGCTGCTTTATTCGAAATTGCATCAGCATTTAAAAAACTACCCAAAACTCCCGCACGGACCATTTTATTTATTTCCTATACGGCAGAGGAGCAAGGCCTTTTAGGATCAGAGTATTATGCCAAACATCCTACCTTTCCTTTAGCTAAAACCGTAGCCAATATTAATATGGACATGATGGGCATTGCCGGTAAAACCAAAGATGTTGTGGTATATGGTTTTGGCCAGTCAGAACTGGAAGATTATGCTGCCGAGGCGGCTAAAAAGCAGGGTAGGGTAATTGTTCCCGATCCTGTTCCATCATCAGGATTGTACTACCGTTCAGATCATTTTAACCTGGCCAAGGTTGGTGTGCCTTCACTGTTTACTGGTTCGGGTGTAGATAACATTAAGAACGGCAGGGCATGGGGATTAAAACAGGTAGCCGATTTTACCAAATTCCGTTACCATTCGCCGCAGGATAATTTCGATGCCAAAACATGGGATTTATCAGGTATTGTAGCAGATGTTCGGATGCTTTTTGATTTGGGCTATCGCATCAGTAACGAAGATTCGTATCCAAAATGGAAAGATGGATCTGAATTTAAAGCCATCAGAGAAAAGAAGTAA